The stretch of DNA CTGCTGGCTCCCATGACGATTGCTTTTCTCATTTCTGCAAGTCCTTAGTTAATAATTCGTTGAGGCTATCTTCACGAATAATCTTGGGTGCAGCCTTGCCCGGGAGTATTAATATCTTTTTGCCGTTGCGATAGATATGCAACTGACGTGACCGAATCACAGCAGTTATCTCTCCATCATTCTGCATCGCCTGCCATATCGGGTGGTAAACGCCATCTTTATTGAAAAGCTTCTTCTGCAGATGGGAGCACATATTGGTTGTATCGAGATCTATCATTGTCTCTTACGGATATTCAAAGTTGTTGTTATGGGTTAAAGTCATTCCTCATCTTACTGGGTTTGCAAAGATAGGAAAATAAATCGTATAACAAGTAATTGAATGGAAAATACATGCTGAATGTTGGAGAGAATATTTGTGATTGCTCGTAGCTTTCCTTCTTTTGGGGTAAAGAAAAAAAGTGTAAACCGCATAATTCGCTGGTTTACACCTTTCTTGCGGAAAGAGGGGGATTCGAACCCCCGATACCCTTTAGGGGTATACACGCTTTCCAGGCGTGCCTCTTCAACCACTCGAGCATCTTTCCTAAAGCGTCCGAGAAGCTATCGTTTGTATTTCGGACTCAAAATGATTTGCAAAAGTAGGATTTTAGTTTTACAATAAAGCGGCAACAAAGCGGATTTTAAGTTTCTTTAAAATTTTAGGCGATTGTTTCTTTCGATTATCTTGGCTCTATAACGCATTGTAGGGGTTATGTGCTGATATTCCATTTGTTTGGTGCGGGTGCTTAGCACGTTTGGTGCGGGTGCTTAGCACATGTGGTGCGGATGGTATGCACCACATGTGCGGAGGATTAACACCATTGCTGTATATGGAAGGGTAGTGATTTAATGTGCGTTAAGCGTATTAAAACTAAGGTCAATTTGGAGTTTTTTTAGTTCGAGGCTATACTTTTTGACAATATTTTTAGGCTCTATGACGAATTACCCACACGATTCGTTATAGAGCCGTAATTTTTCAGATGAGTAAGCAAGTGAATGTCTGTCTTAAAACAAGCGAATCTGCTTGTAATGAGTCAAAACAAGTAAATACACTTGTAATCCTATAAAACAAGTTAATATGCCTTAAATAAATGTTTGATATTATGTATGCTGCTATATTTGCTGATATTGTTTTCTCAACGTTCCTATCAAAGGATGCAATGATAGAACTGACAGAGAAACTGAGAGGTATTTTATGTCTTTTGGAAGATAGATACGAAGGACTCTGGGATCGTAGTATTAAGTCTGAATTTGTACTGACTGGCACGCTGTTATCATTGACGATAGCACTGTGTTTGGGACTTGTTGCAGTTAAATGGAATATTTGATGCTATTTTTATTACTTAATGCTCTACCTAATTCACGGAAAATTAGTATCTTTGCACTTTAGTTTAGAACCAACGATTTTCGTTTTGAAAGATAATAATTAAACTTACATATATCGTGGCTGAAACAAAGTACATTTTCGTTACGGGCGGCGTAGTTTCTTCACTTGGTAAAGGAATTATCTCGTCATCAATCGGTAAGCTTCTTCAAGCAAGAGGTTACAATATTACCATTCAAAAATTTGATCCGTACATCAACATTGATCCAGGTACGCTGAACCCTTACGAGCATGGTGAGTGCTACGTAACAGTGGATGGCATGGAGACCGACCTTGATCTCGGTCACTATGAGCGCTTCACTGGTATTAAGACCACGAAGGCCAACTCAATGACTACGGGACGTATCTATAAGAGCGTTATCGACAAGGAACGTCGTGGTGATTACTTGGGTAAGACAATTCAGGTAGTTCCACATATTACGGACGAAATCAAACGTAATATTAAGCTCTTGGGACAGAAGTATCATTATGATTTTGTGATTACTGAGATTGGCGGTACGATTGGTGACATTGAGTCAGCTCCATTCTTGGAGGCTATCCGACAGATGAAGTGGGAGCTGGGTAAACGTGCTATAAATCTTCACCTGACCTATGTGCCTTATCTCAATGCGGCAGGTGAGTTTAAGACAAAGCCAACACAGCATAGTGTTAAAGAATTACAGAGTGTGGGTATTCAACCCGATGTGCTTGTGTTACGCACAGAAAAGCATCTTGATGATGATATCCGTAAGAAGGTGGCGGCTTTCTGTAATGTTGATTTCGATTGCGTTGTACAGAGCGAGGATCTTCCAAGTATCTATGATGTTCCTGTAAACATGTTGGAGCAAGGATTGGATACGGCTATTCTTCGTAAATGTGGTGAAGAAGTGGGTTCTAAACCTGCATTAGGCCCATGGAAAGAATTTCTAGACCGTCAGCGTAAGGCTACCAAGGAGGTACACATCGGACTTGTTGGTAAGTATGACTTGCAGGATGCTTATAAGAGTATTCGTGAGGGATTGTTGCAGGCTGGTACCTATAACGACCGCAAGACAGTTATAACCTTCATTAATTCAGAGGAATTGACAGAAGAGAATGTAGCTGAGAAACTCAAAGGTCAGGATGGTATCGTTGTTTGTCCAGGCTTCGGTCAGCGTGGAATCGAAGGTAAAATCATAGCAGCTCATTACACACGTACACACGATATCCCAACCTTTGGTATCTGTCTTGGTATGCAGATGATGGTGATTGAGTTTGCACGCAACGTACTTGGTTATAAAGATGCTAACTCACGTGAGATGGATGAGAAGACAGCCCATAACGTGATAGATATTATGGAAGAGCAGAAGAATATCACCAATATGGGAGGTACGATGCGTTTGGGTGCCTATGAATGCGTATTGCGTCAAGGTTCACATACCTTTAATATCTATAAGCAAGAACACATACAAGAACGTCATCGCCATCGTTATGAATTCAATAACGACTATGAGAAGGAATTTGAGAAGCATGGTATGATGTGTGTGGGTCGTAACCCAGAGAGCGACTTGATAGAAATCGTTGAGATTCCAAGTTTGAAGTGGTACGTCGGAACACAGTTCCACCCAGAGTATCAGTCAACTGTACTCCATCCACATCCGCTCTTCCTCGACTTCGTTAAGACATCAATTGAAAATCAGAAAAACAAATAAATGGATAAAAGAACTATCACAGGGTTTGTACTTATCGCCCTGATTCTCTTTGGATTTGCTTGGTGGCAGCAGCCATCAGCTGAAAAGATAGCACAGCAAAGAGCTGAATTTGTAAAGGATTCTATCGCTGCAGCTAAGAAAGCTCAGACAGCGAAACTTGCTGCTGAGAAGCAGGCACAGCAGAAAACTGCGCAGTCAGCTGATACTACAGCTCTGTTCTATGCTGCTTTGAATGGTAAGGCGCAGGACATTACATTGAAGAATAATAAGGTTGAACTGACTTTGAACACCAAGGGAGGTGTTGTAACAAAGGCGATTATCAAGAATTATGTTGGTCATGATATCGCTGTCAAAGATGGCTCAAAGGATCAGAAGGATGTTACCTTGTTTAGTGGTAATGATCAGAGCCTGAACTTTATGTTGGCTGCAAAGAACAGTAATATCGAGACAAAAGACCTTATCTTCACACCTTCAAATGTGACTGATTCTACCGTTACGCTGACAGCTATTGCCGGACAGGGTAAGACGCTCACCTTGACCTACACGCTTGGTAAGGATTACTTGCTCAATATGTCATTGCGTGCAGAAGGAATGAACGGACTCTTTGCTCCAAACTATAACCAGATGGACATCAACTGGCAGGATCGTTGTCGTCAGCAGGAACGTGGTTTCACTTTTGAGAACCGTTATGCAACGCTTACCTATAAGAAGCACGATGGTGGTACGAGTTATTTGAGTGAGACATCTGAAAAGGAAGAAACAACAGAGGACCCAGTGGACTGGATTGCATTCAAGAACCAGTTCTTCTCTGCTGTGATGATTGCAAAGGACAACTTTGCAACGGGCGCAAAGCTTAAGAGTACACCACTTGAGAAGGCTTCTCATTATCTTAAGCACTATGAAGCTAACATGAAAGCGAACTTCGACCCAACGGGTAAGCGCCCTTCTGAGTTCGAGTTCTACTTTGGTCCAAATGACTTCAGATTGCTTCAGTCAGTTGAAAAAGAGAGCAAGTTTAATAAGGAACTTGATATGGAACGCTTGGTTTACCTTGGTTGGCCATTGTTCCGCATTATCAACCGTTGGTTTACACTTTACGTATTCGATTGGTTGAGTAAGGTGTTCCCAATGGGTGTTGTGCTGATTCTCATTACCTTATTATTAAAGCTGATTACCTTCCCAATGGTGAAGAAGAGCTATATGAGCTCAGCTAAGATGCGTGTGTTGAAACCGAAAATGGAAGAGGCTACCAAGCAATTCAATAAGCCTGAGGACCAGATGAAGAAGCAACAGGCAATGATGCAGAAGTACGCTGAGTATGGTGTTAGTCCATTGTCTGGCTGTCTGCCTATGTTGATACAGATGCCTATCTGGATTGCGATGTTCAACTTTGTTCCAAATGCTATTCAACTTCGTGGTCAGAGTTTCCTTTGGATGGATGATTTAAGTACCTTCGACCCAATCTTCTCATGGGGTCATGATATTTGGCTCGTTGGTGATCATATCTCATTGACATGTATTCTCTTCTGTGGTGCCAACTTGCTTTATACATGGTTTACCATGCAGCAGCAGAAGGACCAGATGGTAGGACAACAGGCTGATCAGATGAAGGTGATGCAGTGGATGATGTTTGGTATGCCACTTTTCTTCTTCTTTATGTTCAATGACTATTCATCAGGTTTGAACTTCTACTACTTTATATCTCTCTTCTTCTCAGCCGCTATCATGTGGACACTGCGCAAGACAACCAATGAGGAGAAACTTCTTACTATCCTTGAGGCTCGTCGTGCGGAAAGAAAGAACAACCCTAATAGCAATAAGGGTGGTGGACTCTTTGCTCGTATGCAGGCTTTACAAGAGATGCAGCAGAAGCAGCAAGAGGAACTTCGTCGTAAACAAGATGAACTAAATAATAAAAAGAAAGGTCTATAACTATGAACAAAAACTTAACCATGGCAATGACTGCAGCTCTTATGATGAGCGGTGGCGTTGCACAAGCACAAGATGTGAACATCGGTCGTAACAACATTACGCTGACAAGTGACCTCATGACTCCTGAGGCACTTTGGGCTATGGGACGTATCGGTGCTGCGCAGGCTTCACCTGACGGCAAGCGGATTGTCTATCAGGTAGGCTACTACAGTATTAAAGAAAACAAAGGACATCAGGTGTTACACGTGATGGATGCTGATGGCAAGAACGACCGTCTGCTCACAACTACTGCAAAGAGTGAGAGTGATGCAGCTTGGCTCGACAACAACACGCTGGCATTCCTTACTGGTGGACAATTGTGGACAATGAATGCAGACGGTACAAATCGTAAGCAGTTGACAAAGTCGGACATTGACATCGAAGGCTTCCGC from Prevotella scopos JCM 17725 encodes:
- a CDS encoding CTP synthase — encoded protein: MAETKYIFVTGGVVSSLGKGIISSSIGKLLQARGYNITIQKFDPYINIDPGTLNPYEHGECYVTVDGMETDLDLGHYERFTGIKTTKANSMTTGRIYKSVIDKERRGDYLGKTIQVVPHITDEIKRNIKLLGQKYHYDFVITEIGGTIGDIESAPFLEAIRQMKWELGKRAINLHLTYVPYLNAAGEFKTKPTQHSVKELQSVGIQPDVLVLRTEKHLDDDIRKKVAAFCNVDFDCVVQSEDLPSIYDVPVNMLEQGLDTAILRKCGEEVGSKPALGPWKEFLDRQRKATKEVHIGLVGKYDLQDAYKSIREGLLQAGTYNDRKTVITFINSEELTEENVAEKLKGQDGIVVCPGFGQRGIEGKIIAAHYTRTHDIPTFGICLGMQMMVIEFARNVLGYKDANSREMDEKTAHNVIDIMEEQKNITNMGGTMRLGAYECVLRQGSHTFNIYKQEHIQERHRHRYEFNNDYEKEFEKHGMMCVGRNPESDLIEIVEIPSLKWYVGTQFHPEYQSTVLHPHPLFLDFVKTSIENQKNK
- the yidC gene encoding membrane protein insertase YidC, encoding MDKRTITGFVLIALILFGFAWWQQPSAEKIAQQRAEFVKDSIAAAKKAQTAKLAAEKQAQQKTAQSADTTALFYAALNGKAQDITLKNNKVELTLNTKGGVVTKAIIKNYVGHDIAVKDGSKDQKDVTLFSGNDQSLNFMLAAKNSNIETKDLIFTPSNVTDSTVTLTAIAGQGKTLTLTYTLGKDYLLNMSLRAEGMNGLFAPNYNQMDINWQDRCRQQERGFTFENRYATLTYKKHDGGTSYLSETSEKEETTEDPVDWIAFKNQFFSAVMIAKDNFATGAKLKSTPLEKASHYLKHYEANMKANFDPTGKRPSEFEFYFGPNDFRLLQSVEKESKFNKELDMERLVYLGWPLFRIINRWFTLYVFDWLSKVFPMGVVLILITLLLKLITFPMVKKSYMSSAKMRVLKPKMEEATKQFNKPEDQMKKQQAMMQKYAEYGVSPLSGCLPMLIQMPIWIAMFNFVPNAIQLRGQSFLWMDDLSTFDPIFSWGHDIWLVGDHISLTCILFCGANLLYTWFTMQQQKDQMVGQQADQMKVMQWMMFGMPLFFFFMFNDYSSGLNFYYFISLFFSAAIMWTLRKTTNEEKLLTILEARRAERKNNPNSNKGGGLFARMQALQEMQQKQQEELRRKQDELNNKKKGL